In a genomic window of Staphylococcus taiwanensis:
- the gltB gene encoding glutamate synthase large subunit, with protein sequence MFDERLKRGLYDYQEEHDACGIGFYANMDNLRSHDIIEKSLEMLRRLDHRGGVGADGITGDGAGIMTEIPFEFFKQHVEFDLPNEGNYAVGLFFTQKKIQGTVHEAQFNKYFRSEGLKVIGYRDVPVDIEAVAPHVAATMPAIQQVFIDIQSLENPTKSLFLARKQIEQYGESQSLELYFTSLSHKTIVYKGWLRSDQIKKLYLDLNHEDYKSKLCLVHSRFSTNTFPSWKRAHPNRLLMHNGEINTIKGNVNWMRARQRQLIKTLFGEEHKKVQQIVDEDGSDSAIVDNALEFLSLAMEPEEAAMLLIPEPWLYNKSNDENVRAFYEFYSYLMEPWDGPTMISFCNGDKIGALTDRNGLRPGRYTITKDNFIVFSSEVGVVDVPEDNVAFKGQLNPGKLLLVDFNSHKVIENNELKAHIAKRHPYKTWLDNHKVDLKLDKEVFNQSLLNPLKLFELQRQFGYTKEDIYKYMVDLVVGKKEPIGAMGYDTPLAILNERPESLFNYFKQLFAQVTNPPIDAYREKIVTSELSYLGGEGNLLQPDTKVLDRIQLSKPVLTLTQLDKIKQSKFNVKHLSTLYQDDLEQALERLGNAAIQATREGHTILVLDDSDLTMDASNDCNAISQYAMPMLLAISHVHQLLIREGLRMDTSLVALSGETREVHHVACLVGYGANAVIPYLAQQTVAHLTEDGRLEGTVSDNVETYTRVLSEGVIKVMAKMGISTVQSYHGAQIFEAVGLSHEVIDKYFTGTQSKLSGLSIQHIDHENKARQSQHQAFLESGSTFQWRQQGQHHVFNPTTIHLLQHACRENDYKQFKTFSEAVHAHRKDHLRDLLEFKIHKPIDITEVEPVEAIVKRFNTGAMSYGSISEEAHQTLAQAMNRLGGKSNSGEGGENPKRYEIQGDGNILSSAIKQVASGRFGVTSDYLQHAKELQIKVAQGAKPGEGGQLPGTKVYPWIAETRGSTPGIGLISPPPHHDIYSIEDLAQLIHDLKNANRNADVAVKLVSKTGIGTIASGVAKAFADKIVVSGYDGGTGASPKTSIQHAGLPWEIGLAETHQTLKLNDLRSRVRLETDGKLLTGRDVALACALGAEEFAFATAPLVVLGCIMMRVCHNDTCPVGIATQNKDLRALFRGKADHVINFMHFIAEELREVLATLGLRTVEELVGRTDLLQRSSQIHPESKAATIDIEKLLYPVEGPNTKEISQNHHLDIGFDLNYLYKDAKQKINDGEKFKGKYEVNNEQRDVGVITGSYITQQHGSEGLPEETIVAETHGHAGQSLAAFAPPGLLIHHTGDANDYVGKGLSGGTVVVKAPNQQREKEIIAGNVCFYGASRGKAFINGSAGERFCIRNSGVDVVVEGIGDHGLEYMTGGHVVNLGEVGKNFGQGMSGGVCYTFPSDIETFKRINQLPTLAFKEVRHEQEKALLKSMLEEHYRYTQSTSAAEILDDFAHISEKVVKVIPKDYELMMQKIELQRRRLPQEDEAKLAAFYDNRTAIEQALQPAVIY encoded by the coding sequence ATGTTTGATGAAAGATTAAAAAGAGGATTGTATGATTACCAAGAGGAACATGATGCATGTGGTATTGGGTTTTATGCAAATATGGATAATTTAAGGTCACACGATATCATTGAAAAGTCATTAGAAATGTTGCGTAGACTAGATCATCGCGGTGGTGTTGGTGCTGACGGGATTACTGGTGATGGTGCCGGTATTATGACTGAAATACCATTTGAATTTTTTAAACAACATGTAGAATTTGACTTACCTAATGAGGGGAATTATGCGGTAGGTCTTTTTTTCACTCAAAAGAAAATACAAGGAACAGTTCATGAAGCGCAATTTAACAAATACTTTCGTAGCGAAGGGTTAAAAGTCATCGGTTATCGTGACGTACCCGTTGATATAGAGGCAGTAGCCCCACATGTAGCGGCAACGATGCCTGCTATTCAACAAGTGTTTATCGATATACAATCGCTAGAAAATCCTACGAAATCACTATTTTTAGCAAGAAAGCAAATTGAGCAATATGGAGAGTCACAAAGTTTAGAACTTTATTTTACAAGCTTATCTCATAAAACCATCGTTTATAAAGGCTGGTTACGTTCAGATCAGATTAAAAAGTTGTATTTGGATCTTAATCATGAAGATTACAAATCTAAGTTATGTCTTGTGCACTCAAGATTTAGTACAAATACTTTCCCAAGTTGGAAACGCGCACATCCTAATCGTCTATTAATGCACAATGGAGAAATTAACACTATCAAAGGCAACGTAAATTGGATGCGGGCACGTCAAAGACAGTTAATTAAAACGTTATTTGGTGAGGAGCATAAGAAAGTACAGCAAATTGTAGATGAAGATGGTAGTGATTCAGCTATTGTAGATAACGCTTTAGAATTTTTATCACTGGCAATGGAACCCGAAGAAGCGGCTATGTTGCTTATCCCAGAACCATGGTTATACAACAAATCGAATGATGAAAATGTGCGTGCATTCTATGAATTTTATAGTTACTTAATGGAACCTTGGGATGGACCAACCATGATTTCATTTTGTAATGGAGATAAAATAGGTGCATTAACTGACCGTAATGGTTTACGTCCTGGACGATACACAATTACGAAAGATAACTTTATCGTTTTTTCTTCAGAAGTAGGTGTAGTAGATGTACCAGAAGATAATGTTGCTTTTAAAGGACAACTTAACCCAGGTAAATTATTGCTTGTCGATTTTAATTCACATAAAGTCATTGAAAATAATGAATTAAAAGCACACATTGCGAAACGCCATCCATATAAAACATGGTTAGATAACCATAAAGTTGATTTGAAATTAGATAAAGAAGTATTTAATCAAAGTTTATTAAATCCTTTAAAATTATTTGAATTACAGCGTCAATTTGGTTATACGAAAGAAGATATTTACAAATATATGGTTGATTTAGTAGTGGGTAAAAAAGAGCCTATTGGTGCTATGGGGTATGATACACCACTTGCGATACTCAATGAACGTCCAGAATCTTTATTTAATTATTTTAAACAGCTATTCGCCCAAGTAACCAATCCCCCAATAGATGCATATCGTGAAAAGATTGTCACAAGTGAATTATCTTATTTGGGTGGAGAAGGTAATTTACTTCAACCCGATACTAAAGTGTTAGATCGTATTCAATTATCTAAACCAGTTTTAACATTAACGCAATTAGACAAGATAAAGCAGAGTAAGTTTAACGTGAAACATTTATCTACACTTTATCAAGATGATCTTGAACAAGCGTTAGAAAGATTAGGAAATGCTGCTATCCAAGCTACTCGAGAAGGGCACACTATTTTAGTGCTTGATGATAGTGATCTTACGATGGATGCATCTAATGATTGTAATGCAATCTCACAATATGCAATGCCAATGTTACTCGCTATTAGTCATGTTCATCAATTGCTTATACGCGAAGGCTTACGTATGGATACAAGTTTGGTGGCATTATCAGGTGAAACACGCGAAGTGCATCATGTAGCTTGCTTAGTAGGTTACGGCGCAAACGCAGTGATTCCGTATTTGGCTCAACAAACTGTTGCACATTTAACTGAAGATGGACGTCTTGAAGGTACTGTGTCTGACAATGTTGAAACGTATACGCGTGTTTTATCTGAAGGGGTTATTAAAGTGATGGCCAAAATGGGCATATCCACTGTTCAAAGTTATCATGGTGCGCAAATATTTGAGGCAGTAGGGCTATCACATGAAGTTATAGATAAGTATTTCACAGGCACACAATCTAAATTGTCAGGTTTAAGCATTCAACATATTGATCATGAAAATAAGGCACGTCAAAGTCAACATCAAGCATTTTTAGAATCAGGAAGTACTTTCCAATGGCGTCAACAAGGACAACATCATGTCTTTAATCCAACAACGATTCACTTATTGCAACATGCTTGTAGAGAAAACGATTATAAACAATTTAAAACATTCTCTGAAGCCGTTCATGCACATAGAAAGGACCATTTACGTGATTTACTAGAATTTAAAATCCATAAACCTATTGATATCACTGAAGTAGAACCGGTAGAAGCAATTGTGAAACGTTTTAACACTGGTGCAATGAGTTACGGTTCGATTTCAGAAGAAGCACATCAAACGTTAGCTCAAGCAATGAATCGTTTAGGTGGTAAAAGTAATAGTGGTGAAGGTGGAGAAAATCCTAAACGCTACGAAATTCAAGGAGACGGCAATATTTTATCAAGTGCGATTAAGCAAGTTGCCTCAGGACGATTTGGTGTTACGAGTGATTATTTACAACACGCTAAAGAACTACAAATTAAAGTTGCTCAAGGTGCTAAACCTGGCGAAGGTGGACAGTTACCAGGTACTAAAGTTTATCCTTGGATTGCTGAAACACGTGGATCAACCCCTGGTATTGGTTTAATTTCACCACCTCCACATCATGATATTTATTCAATTGAAGACTTAGCACAATTGATTCATGACTTGAAAAATGCAAACAGAAATGCAGATGTTGCGGTTAAATTAGTATCTAAAACAGGTATTGGTACGATTGCTTCAGGTGTAGCTAAAGCCTTTGCCGATAAAATCGTTGTTAGTGGTTATGATGGAGGTACTGGTGCTTCACCGAAGACAAGTATTCAACATGCTGGCTTGCCATGGGAAATCGGCTTAGCTGAAACACATCAAACATTGAAACTTAATGATTTACGTAGTCGTGTTCGTTTAGAAACTGACGGTAAATTATTAACTGGACGAGATGTGGCACTGGCTTGTGCTTTAGGTGCTGAAGAATTTGCCTTTGCGACAGCACCACTCGTTGTCCTAGGGTGTATTATGATGCGTGTTTGTCATAATGACACATGTCCAGTTGGTATTGCCACACAAAATAAAGATTTGCGAGCGCTTTTCAGAGGGAAAGCAGATCATGTTATAAACTTTATGCACTTTATTGCAGAAGAATTGAGAGAGGTACTTGCAACGTTAGGATTAAGAACAGTTGAAGAATTGGTGGGACGTACAGATTTGTTGCAACGTTCTAGTCAAATTCATCCAGAATCGAAAGCGGCAACAATAGATATTGAAAAATTATTATATCCAGTCGAAGGTCCAAACACGAAAGAAATCAGTCAAAATCACCATTTAGATATTGGTTTCGACTTAAATTATCTTTATAAAGACGCTAAACAAAAGATTAATGATGGTGAGAAATTCAAAGGTAAATATGAGGTTAATAATGAGCAACGTGATGTAGGGGTTATTACAGGCAGTTATATTACCCAACAACATGGTAGTGAAGGGTTACCAGAAGAAACCATCGTAGCTGAAACACATGGACATGCCGGTCAAAGTCTAGCAGCTTTTGCGCCTCCAGGATTATTAATACATCATACAGGTGATGCAAATGATTATGTTGGAAAAGGGTTATCCGGTGGTACGGTTGTCGTTAAAGCACCGAATCAGCAACGTGAAAAAGAAATTATTGCTGGTAATGTATGCTTCTATGGCGCGTCAAGGGGTAAAGCTTTCATTAATGGTAGTGCTGGTGAACGTTTCTGTATCCGTAACAGCGGTGTTGACGTAGTCGTAGAAGGTATTGGCGATCACGGTTTGGAATATATGACAGGAGGTCATGTTGTCAATTTAGGAGAAGTTGGTAAAAACTTCGGGCAAGGCATGAGTGGTGGCGTTTGCTACACTTTCCCAAGCGATATTGAAACATTCAAACGTATAAACCAATTACCTACTTTAGCATTTAAAGAAGTACGACATGAACAAGAAAAAGCGTTGTTAAAGTCAATGTTAGAAGAACACTATCGCTATACTCAAAGTACTAGCGCAGCCGAAATACTCGATGATTTTGCACATATTTCGGAAAAAGTCGTCAAAGTAATACCTAAAGATTATGAATTAATGATGCAAAAAATTGAATTACAACGTCGTCGATTACCACAAGAGGATGAAGCTAAACTAGCAGCATTTTATGATAATCGAACAGCTATAGAACAAGCGTTACAGCCAGCAGTTATTTACTAA
- the treP gene encoding PTS system trehalose-specific EIIBC component has protein sequence MAVKKKDVQDIVKAIGGKENVDTATHCVTRLRLVLKDDNKVDKDALDDNSLVKGQFKADNQYQIVIGPGTVDEVYKQFIDETGAEESSKDEAKAAAAKKGNPLQRLVKLLGDIFIPILPALVTAGLLMGINNILTMKDLFGPKPLVEQFPQLGDISNIINVIASTAFIFLPALIGWSSMRVFGGSPILGLVLGLILMHPQLVSQYDIAKGHIPTWNLFGLEIKQLNYQGQVLPVLIAAYVLSLIEKALNKVVHDSIKMLVVGPVALLVTGFLAFIIIGPIALAIGTGITGAVQFVFENAGWLGGAIYGFFYAPLVITGLHHMFLAVDFQLMGSKLGGTYLWPIVAISNICQGSAAFGAWFIYRRRKMVKEEGLALTSGISAFLGVTEPAMFGVNLPLKVPFFAAICTSSILGAIIGANKVLGSVGVGGVPAFISIHSEFWFIYIPVTLLAMVIPAILTVIFARFTTVKAKKMVETPDDTIAK, from the coding sequence GTGGCTGTAAAGAAAAAAGATGTGCAGGATATTGTTAAAGCCATTGGCGGCAAAGAAAATGTTGATACTGCAACGCATTGTGTGACACGATTACGTCTAGTTTTAAAAGACGATAATAAAGTAGATAAAGATGCATTAGATGACAATTCATTAGTGAAAGGTCAATTTAAAGCAGATAATCAATATCAAATTGTAATTGGGCCAGGGACTGTTGATGAAGTGTATAAGCAATTTATTGACGAAACAGGGGCAGAAGAATCGTCAAAAGATGAAGCTAAAGCTGCTGCAGCCAAAAAGGGTAACCCCTTACAACGTTTAGTTAAATTATTGGGAGATATCTTTATTCCCATTTTACCTGCATTAGTTACAGCCGGTCTTTTAATGGGAATTAACAATATTTTAACGATGAAAGACTTGTTTGGTCCTAAACCACTTGTCGAACAATTCCCGCAGCTTGGTGATATTTCCAACATTATTAATGTTATTGCAAGTACAGCCTTTATCTTCCTACCTGCGCTAATTGGTTGGAGTAGTATGAGAGTATTTGGCGGTAGTCCAATATTAGGTTTAGTGTTGGGACTTATACTTATGCATCCACAATTAGTTTCACAATATGACATCGCTAAAGGACACATTCCAACTTGGAATTTATTTGGTTTAGAAATTAAACAACTAAACTATCAAGGACAAGTGTTGCCAGTATTAATTGCAGCCTATGTTTTATCACTCATTGAAAAAGCATTAAATAAAGTCGTTCATGATTCAATTAAGATGCTAGTAGTTGGACCAGTAGCTTTACTTGTCACTGGATTCTTAGCATTTATAATTATTGGTCCGATTGCACTTGCGATAGGTACTGGTATTACTGGTGCAGTTCAATTTGTCTTCGAAAATGCCGGTTGGTTAGGTGGCGCGATTTATGGTTTCTTCTACGCACCACTTGTTATTACAGGATTACACCATATGTTCTTAGCAGTCGATTTCCAATTAATGGGAAGTAAACTGGGCGGTACATATCTATGGCCAATCGTTGCAATATCTAATATCTGCCAAGGTTCAGCAGCCTTTGGTGCATGGTTTATTTATAGACGACGCAAAATGGTAAAAGAAGAAGGTTTAGCCTTAACTTCAGGAATTTCTGCATTTTTAGGCGTGACAGAACCTGCAATGTTTGGTGTGAACTTACCATTAAAAGTTCCTTTCTTCGCTGCGATTTGTACATCAAGCATTTTAGGTGCCATTATTGGTGCTAATAAGGTATTGGGTAGTGTCGGTGTAGGTGGTGTTCCAGCCTTCATTTCAATCCATAGTGAATTTTGGTTCATTTATATACCTGTCACACTACTTGCTATGGTGATACCAGCCATTTTGACAGTAATCTTTGCAAGATTTACAACAGTTAAAGCTAAGAAAATGGTGGAAACGCCAGACGACACAATAGCGAAATAA
- a CDS encoding LysR family transcriptional regulator: MEIKQLRYFIEVARREHISEAALELNIAQSAISRQITLLEQELQVTLFNRQGRNIQLTSHGKAFLNQATHILEQLDETVALFQQENLKNTRIINLGFEESYASQMITAIIQTFERQHDSDIIPNLMTTSEIIDALNAGVIDVGLVEITSELQADSSLSLRPLFEETYHLYAPKDDPIALTINPPLNQLTKQPLFTLKSLAPTIERRLMHIMKQSLNTIGSETLASYLLKHRRGYVIMPDYLSLSDTAEHLSDISLAHTDLKRSLCVVSKKDNKKTDILNFLNLIQQLLNKVTTYH, translated from the coding sequence TTGGAGATTAAACAATTGAGATACTTTATTGAAGTTGCCCGTAGAGAACATATTTCTGAAGCTGCTTTAGAATTAAACATTGCGCAATCAGCTATAAGTAGACAAATTACCTTGTTAGAACAAGAACTTCAGGTCACGTTATTTAATAGACAGGGGCGTAATATTCAATTAACTTCACACGGTAAAGCATTTTTAAATCAGGCTACACATATTTTAGAACAACTGGATGAAACGGTAGCACTTTTTCAACAAGAAAATCTTAAAAACACACGTATTATTAATCTGGGATTTGAAGAAAGTTACGCGTCACAGATGATTACAGCCATTATTCAAACCTTTGAACGCCAACATGATAGTGACATTATTCCTAACCTTATGACCACTTCGGAAATCATAGACGCACTTAATGCTGGTGTTATCGATGTGGGTCTAGTGGAGATTACGTCAGAACTGCAAGCGGACTCAAGCCTCTCTCTGAGACCTCTGTTCGAAGAAACGTATCATTTATATGCGCCTAAAGATGATCCAATTGCTTTAACGATTAATCCACCACTAAACCAGTTAACGAAACAACCGTTATTTACGTTAAAGTCATTGGCACCAACGATTGAAAGACGTTTAATGCACATAATGAAACAATCGCTTAATACAATAGGTTCTGAAACATTAGCAAGCTACTTACTAAAACATCGTCGCGGTTACGTCATAATGCCAGACTATCTATCACTATCAGATACGGCGGAACATTTAAGCGATATTTCTTTAGCGCACACAGACTTAAAACGTTCACTTTGCGTCGTTTCTAAAAAAGATAATAAAAAGACAGATATTCTCAACTTTTTAAATTTAATACAACAACTATTAAATAAAGTGACGACTTACCATTAA
- a CDS encoding glutamate synthase subunit beta codes for MGEFKGFMKYEKQSLSELSLVERLNNHQAFQQRFTRDEASVQGARCMDCGTPFCQTGLPFGRETIGCPIGNYIPEWNDLVYRKDFKGAYQRLSETNNFPDFTGRVCPAPCENSCVMKINRESVAIKGIERTIIDEAFENGWVKPKYPQRHLNQSVAIVGSGPSGLTAAEELNYKGYQVTVFEKAAEPGGLLMYGIPNMKLDKDVVRRRVQLLTEAGITFKTSVEIGLDITREQLEQQYDAIILCTGAQKARDLPLEGRMGQGIHFAMDYLTEQTQLLNGEIDEATITAKDKNVIIIGAGDTGADCVATALRENCKSIVQFNKYTKAPEEITFESNTSWPLAMPVFKMDYAHKEYEARFGREPRAYGVQTMRYDVDHIGNVRGVYTQILEETPEGMVVVNGTERHWPADLVLLSIGFEGTEPTVPRSFNVATRQNKIVADETDYRTNQDKIFAAGDARRGQSLVVWAIKEGRAVAQSVDQYLQQQVLV; via the coding sequence ATGGGTGAATTTAAGGGGTTTATGAAATATGAGAAACAATCATTATCTGAATTATCACTTGTTGAACGTTTGAACAATCATCAAGCGTTTCAACAACGTTTTACTCGAGATGAAGCTTCAGTTCAAGGGGCACGGTGTATGGACTGTGGTACACCATTTTGTCAGACGGGTCTTCCTTTCGGGCGGGAAACAATTGGCTGTCCAATAGGGAATTATATTCCTGAATGGAATGATTTGGTTTACCGCAAAGATTTTAAAGGTGCATATCAGCGTTTAAGTGAGACAAATAATTTTCCTGATTTTACTGGACGCGTATGTCCTGCGCCATGTGAGAATTCATGCGTCATGAAGATTAATCGCGAGTCGGTTGCCATTAAAGGTATCGAACGTACAATTATTGATGAAGCTTTTGAAAATGGCTGGGTCAAACCAAAATATCCACAACGTCATTTAAATCAAAGTGTTGCCATTGTAGGAAGCGGACCATCAGGGCTTACCGCTGCTGAAGAACTTAATTATAAAGGTTATCAAGTTACAGTGTTTGAAAAAGCAGCAGAACCTGGTGGGTTACTGATGTATGGTATTCCAAATATGAAATTAGATAAAGACGTTGTACGTCGTCGTGTTCAACTTTTAACTGAAGCAGGTATCACATTTAAAACAAGTGTTGAAATAGGTCTAGATATTACGCGTGAACAATTAGAACAACAATATGATGCAATTATCTTATGTACAGGTGCACAAAAAGCACGTGATTTACCATTAGAGGGACGCATGGGTCAGGGTATTCATTTTGCAATGGATTATCTTACTGAACAAACACAGTTACTCAATGGAGAAATTGATGAAGCTACCATCACAGCTAAAGATAAAAATGTGATTATTATTGGCGCTGGAGATACAGGTGCAGACTGTGTAGCGACAGCTTTGCGTGAAAACTGTAAATCTATCGTACAATTTAATAAGTATACGAAAGCTCCGGAAGAAATTACGTTTGAAAGTAACACGTCATGGCCTCTAGCAATGCCTGTCTTCAAAATGGATTACGCACATAAGGAATATGAAGCGCGTTTCGGTAGAGAACCTCGTGCATATGGTGTTCAAACAATGCGTTATGACGTTGATCATATAGGCAATGTTCGTGGCGTTTATACTCAGATTTTGGAAGAAACACCGGAAGGCATGGTAGTAGTTAATGGTACTGAGAGACATTGGCCAGCTGATTTAGTATTATTATCAATTGGTTTTGAAGGAACCGAGCCGACAGTGCCAAGATCATTTAATGTTGCTACGCGACAAAATAAAATAGTAGCTGATGAAACGGATTATAGAACGAATCAAGATAAAATATTTGCTGCAGGAGATGCTAGACGTGGACAAAGTTTAGTTGTATGGGCAATTAAAGAAGGTCGTGCGGTGGCACAATCCGTTGATCAATATCTACAACAACAAGTATTAGTTTAA
- the treC gene encoding alpha,alpha-phosphotrehalase codes for MAEKDWKKSVVYQIYPKSFNDTTGNGEGDINGIVEKLDYLQYLGVDYIWLTPIYESPMNDNGYDISNYFKINKRFGTLEDFETLVKEAHKRDLKVMLDIVINHTSTQHEWFKEAISSKDNPYRDYYFFKSSQDGPPTNWESKFGGNAWQYDEKTDEYYLHLFDVTQADLNWDNEEVRQSLYDVVNHWIEFGVDGFRFDVINLISKGEFKDSPEIGKEFYTDGPRVHEYLHELNRHTFGDKGMMTVGEMSSTTIDNCVMYTNPKRQELSSVFNFHHLKVDYVDGEKWSNAKLDFLKLKKILMEWQVGIYEGGGWNAIFWCNHDQPRVVSRFGDDSTEENRQASAKMLAIALHMLQGTPYIYQGEEIGMTDPHFNSIQQYRDVESLNAYDNLKEKHIDEDEILTILGQKSRDNSRTPIQWTSGHQAGFTTGTPWINIPNNYDKVNVESAIEDDHSILQTYRQLIALRHKHDLMTYGDIEPMYMEHPQLFIYRRNYQTQSWLVIANFSKEAVKLPEDIDTTGDMIIQNGTVANGEISAFGAIVIEV; via the coding sequence ATGGCTGAAAAAGATTGGAAAAAATCGGTTGTTTATCAAATTTATCCAAAGTCATTTAATGATACAACAGGAAATGGCGAAGGCGATATAAATGGTATTGTTGAAAAATTAGACTACTTACAATACTTAGGTGTTGATTATATTTGGCTAACACCTATTTACGAATCTCCGATGAACGATAATGGTTATGATATCAGTAATTATTTTAAAATAAATAAACGATTTGGCACGTTGGAAGATTTTGAGACATTGGTAAAAGAGGCGCACAAACGTGACCTAAAAGTGATGCTAGATATTGTTATTAATCATACATCTACGCAACATGAATGGTTTAAAGAAGCAATCAGTTCTAAAGATAATCCTTATCGTGACTATTACTTCTTCAAATCTTCACAAGATGGTCCACCAACCAATTGGGAATCCAAGTTTGGTGGCAATGCTTGGCAGTATGATGAGAAAACCGATGAATACTATTTACATCTATTTGATGTCACGCAAGCGGATTTGAATTGGGATAATGAGGAAGTCAGACAATCTTTATACGATGTGGTTAATCATTGGATTGAATTTGGTGTAGACGGCTTCCGATTCGATGTTATAAACCTTATCTCTAAAGGAGAATTTAAAGATTCTCCTGAAATTGGCAAAGAATTTTACACTGATGGTCCACGCGTGCATGAATACTTACATGAACTGAATCGTCATACATTTGGTGATAAAGGTATGATGACAGTGGGTGAAATGTCTTCAACAACAATAGATAATTGTGTGATGTATACTAACCCCAAACGTCAAGAATTGAGTAGTGTGTTTAATTTTCACCATTTAAAAGTGGATTACGTAGATGGCGAAAAATGGTCAAATGCGAAATTAGACTTTTTAAAATTGAAAAAAATATTGATGGAATGGCAAGTAGGCATATATGAAGGTGGTGGTTGGAATGCGATCTTCTGGTGTAACCATGATCAACCGCGTGTGGTATCGCGTTTCGGCGATGATTCTACTGAAGAAAATCGACAAGCAAGTGCTAAGATGCTGGCTATCGCACTACATATGCTTCAAGGAACACCGTACATTTATCAAGGTGAAGAAATTGGAATGACTGACCCGCATTTTAATTCAATTCAACAATACCGTGATGTTGAATCATTAAATGCTTACGATAATTTGAAAGAAAAACATATTGATGAAGATGAAATTTTAACTATTTTAGGTCAAAAATCACGAGATAATTCACGTACACCAATACAATGGACTTCAGGTCATCAAGCTGGCTTTACAACTGGTACACCATGGATCAATATCCCTAATAATTATGATAAAGTAAATGTCGAGTCTGCAATAGAGGATGATCATTCTATCCTACAAACGTATCGTCAATTAATTGCGTTGCGTCATAAACACGATTTGATGACATATGGTGATATTGAGCCGATGTATATGGAACACCCACAATTATTCATTTATCGTCGTAATTATCAAACACAATCATGGTTAGTGATTGCTAACTTTTCAAAAGAAGCGGTCAAATTGCCTGAAGATATTGATACGACTGGTGATATGATTATACAAAATGGTACTGTTGCGAATGGTGAAATTTCAGCATTCGGTGCAATAGTTATTGAAGTATAA